Part of the Engystomops pustulosus chromosome 4, aEngPut4.maternal, whole genome shotgun sequence genome is shown below.
GTGTACAagccgtgtttttcagcacaaaaaaaatgtgctgaaaaaccctcacCTCGTTTTTttgttacctttttttttatgtgcttaacatacagggtgcagggtgctggctgtattctatatggggctggctgtatactacttggggatggctgtatactacttgggagctggctgtatactacatgggagctggctgtatactacatgggggctggctgtatactacaggggtctggctgtatactacagggggctggctgtgtactacaggagtctggctgaatactacagggggctggctgtatactacatgggggctggctggctgtatactacaccctcggcttatactcgagtcaataggttttaccagtttttggtagtaaaattaggggtctcggcttatactcgggtcagcttatactcaagtatatacggtactactaGTTTTTTCTATAATACCATTGACCCAGAAAAGATCTGTGTCCTCCTGTCATTCCGTCAGAAGATAGAAGCACCGATGGTGGAGGACATGGGAACGCCATCAGGTATGTgactttattgttttattttgaccCGTAGCATATTTTTAttcataatttattttaattcataaTGGAGGACAATATATTTACTATTCATTATTGAGGTCAGTATATACAAATTATTCTTTATAATTTATCTATTTTCAGGGATGCAATGTGGAGATGTGCCAGGTCATGCCAAAAACATGGCCAGGAGAAGTCGTCATGATGCTCAGTCATCATGGAGCAGATTCACCTCCTGTGAGCTGATGACACTTTTACCTGCCTGTCTAGGGTTAGTGCTGTAGTCAATGACTAATCCTCCTGTATTGGAAATAACGTTCAGCATATGTGGTGTCATTTACAAAGAGTTAGTGAGCCAGTAGGACCAGGGTGTTGGTAGTGATTCGTGGTGTCTGCAATTCTTATAAATGTGCCAGCATTTTTGATCAGGGTGCATTTTTTTAGTTGCCTtgtgcatacaggcagtccccgggttacatacaagatagggtccggaggtttgttcttaagttgaatttctatgtaagtcgaaactgtatattttattatggtagatccagacaaaaaaaaatttttgccccaggacaattggagtttcaaaatttttttctgtatttggacctaggattatcaataaagcttcattacagacaccttacagctgatcattgcagtctgggactaaagaaaagcatccagagacttcaccagaggtcacagtgggcagaggggtccttctttaactatgggtcgtccttaagtaggggaccgcctgtactacaatGCAACGTTAAATGACATGTGCATGGGAACCTTCGTGACCTATCAGTCTAGTCTGTCAAAATCTTTTCCTTGAAGCCCTGCTGGGATGTGTCAGAGCTGGAACGGTGGGGGATTAGGAGCGCTCAGAAGGAGTTCTTTTTATTTCTGTACTAGTCATTTTACAGATATACCATAACAGACCAGAAGttaggacacaccttctcattcaaagagtttgtgttaattcatagttctgATGCCTTCAGTGTCACTCTACAATTTTttaagtcatgaaaatacagaaaactctttgaatgagaagatgtgtccaaacttttggtctgtactgtatatctggGTGGAAAATCTTATCCACAggctgtggaaaaaaaaaatccatatggaATGGAATATCAACTTATGTTGTGAATTTTTAAAGCTGAGACAAATTGATGACAAAATTCAAACGTTAAATATCCAAAATCTGGAAATTCTGTTTCTGAAAGGATTATTTTTCTGTAGATTTTAGTCTTGTCTCATTCTTTTTTAACAGACCCTGTATATGTCATGCATGTCCAGTGCTGGGAAAAGGTGCACTATGTCCCAGTTCTGAGAGTCAGAAGGGGGATAAACCACATGTCATTAAAATATTTATgtattgcaaaatggcaaaaaagtggggaTTTGGACATTTCAAGGCTATTTTCTGTTAGAGggttcaccgctgggaataaccatttttatattttaatagataagacattttgggacatgatgATATTGAAAATGTCTATTATTTGATtagaactcatataaaaataaactaaagaatttttaatttttcatactCTATTTTtataccccctagggtacttgaacccttgggggtctgatttatcctaacatatactgtatTGCATGTGTATAACCATGTgtctgtgagccctcttcgtACATCTGCTGCTGCACCAGTAAGTACCTGTACATCCTGGTGTGGTAAGGGCTTAATCGCTAAAACTTATCTTAGCCAATTGTAACCAAGTATACTTCCTAGGTGGGCTACACAAAtctaagagtaataaaaagtgttTGAGCAGAACAATAAAATCGAGCATCTTTACCTTAATACTTATTTGATTTGGAACAGAGATCAAAACTTTGAGTGGCGCACAGGTTTTAGTGTGCCATCCAAAACAAGAGCGAAATCTATAAGAAGTTACACACAGTAGCAGTTTgggaaattttagtttttctagGCTTTTCTTAATGACATTTTATGATGTGAATTTTTTCCATTACATCTTCTTTATCTATGATTTAATACAACATTTGAGTTGGGAGGAGGCAGATGTTTATCACATCATACAACCGCCCCATGACTCAACTCCTGCGTCAAAGCATAGAAATAGTAGAAATAGAAATACATAATTAAAACATTATACAGGATCACTTTTATTCTGAGCTTCTGCTTCTCTTTCAAGCACTGTCAGCAGATTGTACTGCAACTTACAAATAACAGGTTTtcaatttgtggaaaaaaaattataccagCCATCGTATGCCATCCACTATCCTCGTGCTGCCTGAAAATATTTCTCTTCTATCGCTGATACCTGAATAAATTCTAAGGCCGTGCCATTACAATCAGAAGGTTCATGCTTCCAGTCACAGGCATCTATAAATACTTTGGTTtatgtacattgggggtcatttacaaagggcccgattcgcggtttcccgacgtgttacccgaatatttccgatttgcgccgattttccctgtattgccccgggtttttggcgcacgcgatcggattgtggcgcaaatcggggggcgtggccgaacgaaaacccacgATGGCTCAgagaactccagtgcgttccgatgctcttcagcggagcagcgacacctggtggacgttggtggaactaccttagtgaatcccggccggacccgaatccaccggacccgaatccactggatcgcgaatggaccgggtaagtaaatctgccccattgtgtttaatctTGTGACCTGATCATCAAGACTAATACTGGGGTTTGCACCTCAATTCTCATTAAAGAAACGCGTCTGTAGAGCTCTTGTGTATGCAATTTGTCTGCACACGAGGATAAGGCTGGATTCCCATGCCGCATTTTGTAGtagttttcatgaaaatgagttaGGTTTTCTGTTTTTCCCCAAAGTTTAATCTATGGTAAAATGCATCAAAAAGGCACACAATTTTGgggcagaggagaggggagggggtgtgcAGAGGGTGAACACTAAACCTACCATATTTACAGGTCTAACCAGAGATTTAATTCTGGCATTCAATAAGCTAATCTTAGTTTCTCCCCATTGCTTTTTGCAATTACCAAAGAATAGTGAGTAAAAGAAGTCAGGTGAACAAGTAGCATTTAGACAGATATAAAGACCCCAGATATGAGCTTGCTTCCAGGTGGCTTCTGTAGGGTCACGTGTAGACATGACAAGTTTTTAGAATGAGTATAAAGCAgccatttttgtttttacaattgtaaaacaatataaatacTGCATCATTTACACTTCATAAAACCTCAGCTTCTATTGCTTTACTTAAATGTCTTTAGCCAGCAGCATTTAATAAATATACCGTAAATGTCACAAAATAGACAACACAGTCATGACATTATTATAAATAAGATACCTTTTTGGAGTTTTacagtttttctttaattttttccataatattgttatttatttttttcataaaaatcacAGGTATTGAAATCAGGAGAAGATACAGAGGTCAGTGTTCAGTTTTAGTCTCTTGGCCTCCCATACTCTCAACACCCCGTGCTTTACTCTGTAAATTTATCAattctttcttttctttataATATTCTCTCAATACAACCGAGCCTCATAAAGGCCATAGCAACAAGCATATTGTTGGTACGGACCAGGGGGCAAATTTGAGATCTGGGGAAGTTTTGGGGATCAAACTCACAAGGTTAAAAGTGCAAAGGTCATTCCCCAAAACATACAAAGTCCATGGATTGAAAACAACAGGATAAGGAATTCCTGTTTCCATTGCTTCCTTTGAAAAAGTCACGCTTGTATTTAAAGAGCTGAGTAGAGAAGGTAGGATGAGAACAGGCTTCGTGCAATCCACTTACTGCCCATATAACTCATTTCTCCACCTTCCCCAATGCTCGGGCAATTTTAGATCATCTTCATATTAAACTTGCGAGGAGCATCTGCAGAGGAGAGTCCAGCATCAGACTTTCGTGGCACATATTCAATTTCAATGTTGTGTTTGGTGTTTCCTTTGCCTCTACTCCAAAGAAAAAGAAGGACCAAGCAGAACAAAACCACCCCAAGGAAGGATATAAATCCCATTGTGGTTGCAATGATTAAAGTCTTAATATCAAATGGAAATGGTACACTTGCACGAGTGCTGTTGACATCACTTTCATTCGGCTGGTTTGAGATGAAGGCAAAGGTCTTGTTGGGTTGGTGAGGCCAATCAGGGGAATAACTGCGTACATGGAGATGAGCTAATGAAGTATCATTGCCACCAGCATTGCTTGCCACACAGTGGTAAGTCCCATTGTCTTGTATCTGAGCGTACCGTACTTCTAACGTTCCATCTGGAAACACAGTCAGACGCCCATTGCTTTTGCTGGTGATGAAAGTTTTTCGCGGAGACTGCCACAGAATGGTTGGTGGTGGATCGCCATCGGCCCGGCAGAAAAAGTGTACAGTGTGTCCTTCATCTACATGGACTACTTGTGGACTTCGATCCTGGATTCGCGCTCGTCGACAAGTGAAGTAATTCGGCTGTAGGACATCAGGAAAATCTTTAAACTCCTTACCCTGAACATATTCTGGGCTGGAACAGGATGGCTGCTGTCGATTGAAGTTAAGGCGCCAACGTCGCCGGAAGATCCATAACAGGCGACAGTCACAAGCCAGTGGGTTACGATCTAAGATAAGTGTCTCCAGATTACCAACAGAATGGAAGGACGATTCCTCCAGTGTACTAAGAAAATTGGAGGAGACATTCAGTACTCGCAAATGGTTAAGACCTCTGAAAGCATAGGGTTCCACCACACTCAGTTGTCCCCCTACCAAGTGAAACTCCTGCAGTCTGAGCAACTCATGCAACATAGATCCCTCCACAGATGTGATTGGGTTGTATGAAAGATTAAGAAATCGAAGGTAAACAAGATGTCTGATTGCCACATATGGTATGCTGCTCAAATTGCAATGAGTAAGAGATAGAGAAGTTAAATTCAACCCATAGAGGCTATTGGATGTCATTGTGTCCAAATATGGCCAATGTGCAACCTCTAAGTTTTTCAGCCGAAACAATCTTTTGAAAGAATAGTCACGAATGACATTGATATTGAGGTACCTTAGCCGTAAGGAGATGAGACCATGAAGGTGGGACAAAGCCTCTGTGGGCACCAAAGTGAGGTTGCATTTTTCCAGAGACAGCTCTTCCAGACTGTTGAGTCCACGGAAGGCACGGTGAGAGATGTATACCAAATCATTATCTCCAACTTCCAGAGACTTGAGGTTATACAGGTCCTGGAACATGTCATCCAGAAGAATAACAATTTTGTTCTCACTAATGTCAAGTTGTGTAAGGTTACTAAGTCCTGTAAATACACCTAGTGGAATGAGTTTTAGACGATTATTTCGCAGCCCTAGGAAACGCAGGTTGAAGAGACCATTGAAGGCGCCAGGTTCAATGATGGATACAATGTTCTCATTAAGTTCCAACTCCTCTAAATATGGAAATGCAGAAAATTCATCCTGGTTAAGTGTCTTGATCCGATTTTTGCTTAAGTCGAGTAGCCTTGTGTCAGTCGGGATGCCTTCAGGAACATTAAGATGTCGCTTACGATGGCAGAGAACAGAGCGATCCTGAGCAGAGCAATCACAGCGTTGGGGGCAACCTGAGGCTGAGCCAGACAGGTAGGAGCCCACTACAAGCAAGAGGATGGGACACAGGCAGGGTGGCAGCGGGAGAATCATACTGGACCTTGGACTCACCTAGAAAGAAAAAGACATATTTAGTACTTTCATTTAAAAAGTGCTACATTTAAATATCTTACATAATCTTGCAAGCAGCGTATTATAGAACAGGAGGGGCTTACTAAAGAGTAAATTCTAAAACTGTACTCATGCTAGGCTTAGGGGGTTGAGTAGAAAATCCAACTCAGTGATACTCAtttgattagactgtgagtcccattggggacagggaacaatttggcaaactctgtgcagcgctgcgtaatctgtgagcgctatataaataaagaattattattattgtttcagTTTTCATACAGAGATGGCTGAGTCATTAAGTTTGACCACCCAGTGGTCTTCCCAAAGCTGTAATGAATCTTTCTGCACAAATACATATCAAACCACTGTACTGATTCTTCTGGTCAAGGTGGCTGCAGATTGGATTGCCATTTCaaagaaaatacaaaatacaaaatgaagctttataatatatgttatacaagtaaaatgtaatagaacatataatatgtaaaatatgttattagagaaaaaatatttttctttcccCCTTTCTTCTGCCAAGTGTAAGTCCCATAgtggaacagtaaaaaaaaattaaataaaggatttttagaaaaaatatataaaaacaccacAAAATTCACCCATtccctatattaaaaaaaaaaaaaaaagccaccccTGGTAGCTGTGTCCGTAGTGACCTTGGCCAAGCAGTTTTACCATTATTATTGTTTAGGctataaaaaacaattatacattgcaattttagtgcttcctacaTCTCAAGAAAATGTAAcagaaagtgataaaaaagtcagatgtaccctTTAATAGTACCACAAGTGAACAACAAATGCAGAGAGCAACTTTTCTTGACATGCAAATCAAATGTCAGGGACAAAGCCTAAGGCTGGTGCCCAAAGTACCGCTTTttctgcgtttgaaaacacaaatgcagacaaagccgcacccaccggggcgggccgcggcccgatcgcaacAGGGTTTCTATGGTAAGGcctgcaaaacaccggcggctcgttcccgatcacagaCCATAGAAACTATGATGCGAtcaggccgcggcccgccccggtgggtgcagctttgtttgcgtttgcaaacgcagacaaagcggtaagtgtggcaccagcctaaaccGGCAAGTTCTCTGGTCTACCAAAGATCATTATCACATTAATTATGGTTGAGATCTTCAGCTAACCTCACCATTACGTATAGTAAAATGTTGCTTCTGGGCAAGGGACAACAGAATGAGACTGAAGATTTAAGTGATGGCGAAGGAGGTGCAGTGAGAGAACTTTTGTAGGCTCACGCGTGGGCTGATCCCTATATCGATGGTAAGATAAATGTAACTCAGAATTCCTTGTTCCTTTAGTGGCCTCATAAATATGTCTTCCATTCAATCTGGAGAATAACTCCACACATGAATTGGGTTAATAAAGTCAGACACCCATAGCCCACTAGTTATAACAGTCTTCCAGGGGGACCGGTACAGTATGGTCAGTGGATGATCATCATAAACAAATACCATACTCTACAAACACCATTGAGGTGATACTAACGGGTAGGTGTAAGTCAATTTTGCAAATTGTAAGGAGGACAAGAACTAAGCAATTTACACATTAATCTACTGGCAGGGAGTCTGTTGGATGGCAGGTGCATCTACATGCAGCAAGTGAGGGCAGCGTAGGCTGAGGTAGTGCACTACAGAGACAGATCTAGCAGCTGGGCAGCCTTAATGCTATTATTGTCTCTGTAGTGTCTAttcatatatatatctttatgtgtgtgtatttcataCCAATATAGGACAACCAAGAAGGGTCTGATCAGATTCCTTTTTGTGTAACCTATGTTAAAAGAAAACCGCCCAAATTAAAGTGCAATCACTTATATTTAGCTGTATAGCATATCCAGCAGTGCTTGGAATATACATGTAAAGCATAAGTGTAGCAGCATAAGTGGCTAAAATGGGTATAAATGAATGAAACATAATGTGTGATGTAGCATACAGCATGAAATGACTATAATAGGAGGCAGACCTGCAGTGAGGCCGCCAGGAACCCTCACTAAACGGTTTGCTCCACCTTTCCTGCACATTAGCGATGTAAACAAAGACACAGCCCCCACCTCCTCTGCTATTCCATAGCAGACAGGGCAATTAGACGATTAACGATAATTACAGACAAGGAACTTTAGTCTGGGAAGAAGGAGGATGAATTAACACATGGCGTGACGGTAAGCAAAGTGTTTGTTCTATACAGAATATGAATCCGGCAACTGCTGCTATTTTCTACCTCGTAAGTTTATTCAACATGTACAACAGGACATAATGTCATCTCCCAACCTGCTGCCTGATAACACCATAGGCCACTTTGTAGAATTATCTCTAAATAGCAGTGTTTAATTACCAATATGGTGTTTCACAACACATTGAACAAAAGGCTGTACATCCAAAAACCAAATACATTTAAATCCTGATTGTTTAtacagcaccatcatattctgtagtggtGTACACAGATTGTCACCttggacatgtcacctgcagttcCTTGTATTTTCAGTAGTAGGGGATGCCTGAAAACAACAAAGATCCTATATACTTGGCTTCAGCTTAGTGTCTCCCATCACTGACAGTCTCTGTACACAGAGGCTGCACCGATTATGCCACTTCAAAGCCTAATACTTGCCTTGGCCATACATCACTGAGGCCAGTGATCGGCTATAGTGGCCACCATTGACATAATGCACTACTGTAGCCTCTCATTACATACAGAAACCAGCAATAAAGGGGATACAGTGCTGAACTAGAGAAGATGAGAGAGACCAAGATCTGTAGTGCTTTAATGGTACTACCTCTGCTAATGGAAAGACATTTCTTAATCCTGGACAAACCCTTAAACAATTCTAACCAGTTGTAGACCTAATGTTGCTAGGAGAAAACATCTTTCTCCAGCTGCATATAAATCCAATGTAAGCAGCACACCGCACATGAGGGAATCTGAATGGCAGCCATATACTGGAATCGCCCCCATAGTACACAGACGTTCTCATCTCAAATAGTTGTTTTATAAACCTATAAGCTCTTGGTAAATGACCCAATATATCAATTATAAAACGGAAGCTGAGATAATCTCATGCAGTATTAATGCATATTGCAAGTGCAAAAAATAAAGTTGGCTTTCTGAATAAATCATGTGATGCACCACAGTCTTCCATCCTTCCATTGTCTAACAAATATACATATTTCATAACggcaaaattcttttttttataatctaCCAAACAAAAATGTTCATTTAAAAAGGCAAAACGTCCAAATCTTTGGTATTACAATAAATCAGAACTTTTCACTATAAGTAGTATATCAACACTAAATTGGCAAAATTAACTTATATCTCATGGAGACAGGAGCAGACAGTACTCAACAATACGATATCCCCTGCCAATTAGTGTGAACATGTGATAGTGGAAGCAGGACCATTGAAACATGGAAGGAA
Proteins encoded:
- the LINGO1 gene encoding leucine-rich repeat and immunoglobulin-like domain-containing nogo receptor-interacting protein 1 isoform X2, whose protein sequence is MILPLPPCLCPILLLVVGSYLSGSASGCPQRCDCSAQDRSVLCHRKRHLNVPEGIPTDTRLLDLSKNRIKTLNQDEFSAFPYLEELELNENIVSIIEPGAFNGLFNLRFLGLRNNRLKLIPLGVFTGLSNLTQLDISENKIVILLDDMFQDLYNLKSLEVGDNDLVYISHRAFRGLNSLEELSLEKCNLTLVPTEALSHLHGLISLRLRYLNINVIRDYSFKRLFRLKNLEVAHWPYLDTMTSNSLYGLNLTSLSLTHCNLSSIPYVAIRHLVYLRFLNLSYNPITSVEGSMLHELLRLQEFHLVGGQLSVVEPYAFRGLNHLRVLNVSSNFLSTLEESSFHSVGNLETLILDRNPLACDCRLLWIFRRRWRLNFNRQQPSCSSPEYVQGKEFKDFPDVLQPNYFTCRRARIQDRSPQVVHVDEGHTVHFFCRADGDPPPTILWQSPRKTFITSKSNGRLTVFPDGTLEVRYAQIQDNGTYHCVASNAGGNDTSLAHLHVRSYSPDWPHQPNKTFAFISNQPNESDVNSTRASVPFPFDIKTLIIATTMGFISFLGVVLFCLVLLFLWSRGKGNTKHNIEIEYVPRKSDAGLSSADAPRKFNMKMI
- the LINGO1 gene encoding leucine-rich repeat and immunoglobulin-like domain-containing nogo receptor-interacting protein 1 isoform X1; amino-acid sequence: MLCFECKEDCIEVLQCYSFIGDGKERRRLATAKNEGQVSPRSSMILPLPPCLCPILLLVVGSYLSGSASGCPQRCDCSAQDRSVLCHRKRHLNVPEGIPTDTRLLDLSKNRIKTLNQDEFSAFPYLEELELNENIVSIIEPGAFNGLFNLRFLGLRNNRLKLIPLGVFTGLSNLTQLDISENKIVILLDDMFQDLYNLKSLEVGDNDLVYISHRAFRGLNSLEELSLEKCNLTLVPTEALSHLHGLISLRLRYLNINVIRDYSFKRLFRLKNLEVAHWPYLDTMTSNSLYGLNLTSLSLTHCNLSSIPYVAIRHLVYLRFLNLSYNPITSVEGSMLHELLRLQEFHLVGGQLSVVEPYAFRGLNHLRVLNVSSNFLSTLEESSFHSVGNLETLILDRNPLACDCRLLWIFRRRWRLNFNRQQPSCSSPEYVQGKEFKDFPDVLQPNYFTCRRARIQDRSPQVVHVDEGHTVHFFCRADGDPPPTILWQSPRKTFITSKSNGRLTVFPDGTLEVRYAQIQDNGTYHCVASNAGGNDTSLAHLHVRSYSPDWPHQPNKTFAFISNQPNESDVNSTRASVPFPFDIKTLIIATTMGFISFLGVVLFCLVLLFLWSRGKGNTKHNIEIEYVPRKSDAGLSSADAPRKFNMKMI